The following DNA comes from Anopheles coustani chromosome 2, idAnoCousDA_361_x.2, whole genome shotgun sequence.
GCTCAATtgatccaaacatctttgataTTACGCAAACCTTTCATCTCCGAGCGAAATTTATTGCCACCTCAAAGCACGTAAGCAAAATTTAGCCTCGTGACTCAGGCGGCTCCCGCCACGGTACACATACGCGAAGGCCCGATCAATGCGCAGAGAGATTATCAGTTTGAATAGTTTGGCCTGATATTTGACTGACCCTGTCGCTTCTGGAGACCGCGCGCTGATCGAGATAAACGACCATTTACGTCACGGAATAAAGGAGGGCTTGATGTATATTCGGTAGTTCACTTTTAGCTCCACTGTTTGCTCCCGGGTGACTCACGAGCACGCAAATATAGTAATAAAATTTGTGCAAAGAGATAAACTTTCGATTAAAATAGCAAAGATCAAATTCTTTGAAATGGTTTCTGAAAGATCCgccaaatgtaaataaattattactcATGGCGTTGGATCTAATCGCATTTCGTGGGTGTTTTTTGTTACTGTTTAAGTTTTATAATCTTCAAACATGGCCAAATTCAAATATGTTTAACGTTTGCTACAATATTTGGTTTTCATTCTGTTGGTGATTTTTCTGATGTTTAAATTGTGTGGTGAGTCATTTGCTTCTGAACAAGGATAATATTAAGAACACGATGATCTCAGAAAAATGTTCACAATTGCTATAACTTTATGgaacaaaatattgtttagGCATTACAATTCTGActccaatatttaaaaatgttcacaATTAGCAAAACTTTGTGGTTAAAAGTAATTCTTCAATCACTATAAATCTGACTTCAACTCTGCGCATTTAAAAATCTGAATCATTGCGTACTGAAAACGAAAAGCATATAGGAAGTCAAATAATCTACAGGTATTTATTCTTACCTTCAATGTCAAACTTTCAACAAAGTAGGGTCATGCGTTTCTAAGAAGCTAAATTCCCTCAGTTAGATCGGATGAATGGCACCCTTTATATTCGTGCCATATGATTGACTTGTAACTTGAAAACTGTGCCCCGCGCGCACAGGTTTCACAGCAAGTCACAAGTTCACAAACTTCCAGCGCCTCAGTAATGGGTGTATTTTTTGCACCGTCCCCACCGGATGTTTGCCCTTTTATCGGGCGTGTAGGCAAACGAGGGCCAGGACGAGCCACCAGCAACGCTTTAAGCCCTCGAACAGTTTAGTACAGCCTGTGCCAGCAACATGCTTCAAATAAACAACGCCGGCGTTGGGTTGGCGACCAAAGACTGCGGTGCGCGAAACGGTAGACATTCGGTTGCCAACGTCTAGCTAGAGACGGATTCGTTTCGTATCAACAAATGTAAGCCCTTTCAAACGCACCAAATCCGAGCGCCAtagcgttttattttcccaccaaGGGTACAGGTCCGGCCCCGGGTTACTTCTTTTTGGAGCGAACACAAACACTTTCCGCGGGAGACTTCCAGTACAATCACGGACTACGAACCACCAGAGGAGCGTAACAGATCGATTGCGAGTGGTGAAATTTATGGACTCACCGGGGTTCACGCTAATGCACCCGGCTGCATGTGAAATGCTGCATAATTTTACGCTTAACACGGTCAGTGCATGTAAATATGGCTAATCCATCAATATCTAGgtgaatgaaaatataatcGGTACCTATCATAGGGTCAATGGTTTTTTAATCATACCCTCAACTATATACTTAAAGTTATGATAAAAATACTTACCACttttaagtaaaataattTAGGAATCGTGTGCCATTCCAAGGCTGCACTATTATCCATATTCATGCTCACTGCAGAGACAGCTTGATTTCCAAACGAATGCCtccaaaaccaaccaacttGGACTTGAACCGACTGCGGAACGTTTACACCCGGGCGCCACCTGGAAAACAACTTCATTCCGCTCAACTGGGAAACCGATAACTCATAGATTTCAGTaataaattgtgaaaattgcataaaaaCCAAATCCAACGCTGTGGTCCATTCAACGGGCGATCTACAACGGGGGCATTGGGCAGGCAACGATTCATCCAATCGGCTGATCAGGAAAATCAGTTCCCAGTTCCAGTCCCGTTTAGTTAGCTGGACTCCAAAAAGGAAACggcaaccgtttgctttcGTTCTTTCACGTTCACCGAGTCgttgtttttctcctcccaGTCCATGGCTACAGAAATTGGTTGTACAGTGTCAAATTCAGCACCTTGTGGTCTAATAGCCAGGGCAGCCTCTAGGCAACGACAGCCGTGTTGGGCAAGTGTGGAAAGTGGCGTGGATTTTGGTGTCCGATAGGTACGGGTTTATTATGCGGTACGGTTCAGGTGCGCAAAGCCAACTACAcactttcgatttcgattcgGTGCCAGAAGTCCTACACTTGTGCGGCTATGATTATTATTGTGTGCACCGTGTGCTTGTGCgatgaatatttatgtttgCCTTTGATCGGTAATGGGTCGAGAATGGCCTTACGAGTGTCTACAAGATCCCAATCACGAGGGAGGAAATTCGAGTGGTGTGAAAATGTGACGCCAATTCGACCTATGCTTTCCGCTGACATAATTTGGAACAAGGTGAAGCAAAAGAGCCTCCAAAATGCTGCATGGATGATACCGGGTGACCTTAATTTCGCATGACAAATGCCAATCGGCGCTGCACGCCATCGCTGCAGTACCGAATGCACGACGCTATCTTTCCGGAAACCACTTCCTATGTCTTGGGAATTTCATCCTCGACGCGCGACAGATGAATGTTGCGATCGGTTTGCGTGGGAAGCCCTCCGAATTCGCCCGTCTTCAGGCGGCCACGCAGGTCCAGCGCCCGAATGTCCGTCATCAGCGAGTGTTGCTTGTTCTGCAGGTCCTGGTCGATCTTATTCGCGTGATCCCGCAGCATGTTGTACGTCGTCTTGGTGGCGTCGATTTTTTCGCGCAGTATCTTGATTGTATCGCGCAGCTTCTGCACCTCGTCGCACAGCCCGTGATACGACTCGTCGATGCACAGCTCCATGCCGGATCGCTGGGCCCGGTTCTCTAGCCGCGTCTCGACCACCTTCAGCGCCTCCGTCTTGTCATCGTACGCGCGCTCGAGCGTTTCGATCTCCCGGAGACACTTGTCCATCTCCTCCTTCATCTGCGAAGAGATGGCACGAACCCGATGGGACGTGATGACAACCGTTTGCTACCAAGGGCACCACCTCCGACGAGGTGGGAACTTACCTTTCCGAGCTGATACTCGAGCTCGTTGCGAGCCCGCTGCGTCTCGAAGATCCGCTTGCGCAGGGTATGCGCCGTCCGGTCCTGCTGGGCCCGGAGAATGTTGCGAGCCTTTTCGCGCGTCGCAAACAGCGACTCCCGGATGGAGAACGAGTCGGAGAGTGCGTTCTCGGCCAGCGCCACCAGCTCCTCGCAGTACTCCAGCCAGTTGCCGTACGTGCAGGAGCTGAAACAAAACAGCCATAGGAGTGTGAGAGATAAATCTAAAGGCGCTTCCGGAGATGGGTACGCACTCCCTGGGAACCCGGGTCGGGTCGGTCTTGAACGTGACGTCCCCGCAGTGCTTGTCCACCTGCAGCTGGTGCGAGTCGATCGCCTGTGCCTCGTCCTTATCGGTCAGATCGAGCTCCAGCTTGAACTTGACCTCCTGCAGCCGGTTCAGCTGCTCCCAGGCGGCCTGGTTCTGGTCGCGCAGCAGCCGCTGGTTGTTCTCCACGATGCACAGCTCGTTCTTCAGCTCGGTGTCGCCGTCGTCGTAGGTCAGCTCCGAGCCGAGCCGGCAGTCCCGCATGCCGATGCACTCGGTCACCACCGTCAGCGGGGTGATGTGCGCGTCCAGCTCCCGCTCGGTGTTCGCCTTTTCCTCCTTCAGCGCCTGGATCTCGTCCACCGTGC
Coding sequences within:
- the LOC131265819 gene encoding tektin-B1; amino-acid sequence: MSNKAAVTFEKPLQHLSLADWHSRLSQLKNVAYTQRSDAFELRHSARNLRNETRIETHWDTYHNNDKLSDRVAELDRWRETMRLVLKRTVDEIQALKEEKANTERELDAHITPLTVVTECIGMRDCRLGSELTYDDGDTELKNELCIVENNQRLLRDQNQAAWEQLNRLQEVKFKLELDLTDKDEAQAIDSHQLQVDKHCGDVTFKTDPTRVPRDSCTYGNWLEYCEELVALAENALSDSFSIRESLFATREKARNILRAQQDRTAHTLRKRIFETQRARNELEYQLGKMKEEMDKCLREIETLERAYDDKTEALKVVETRLENRAQRSGMELCIDESYHGLCDEVQKLRDTIKILREKIDATKTTYNMLRDHANKIDQDLQNKQHSLMTDIRALDLRGRLKTGEFGGLPTQTDRNIHLSRVEDEIPKT